From the genome of Asterias amurensis chromosome 17, ASM3211899v1, one region includes:
- the LOC139949818 gene encoding large ribosomal subunit protein uL22-like: MTRYSQEPDNATKSCKARGSYLRVHFKNMRETAAVIKHMHLRKATLFLNDVIKKKQCVPFRRFNGGVGRKAQAKAWNHTQGRWPKKSADFLLQLLKNAESNAEFKGLDVDSLVIDHIQVNAAPKMRRRTYRAHGRINPYMSSPYHVEVILSEHEQIVPKPDEVEKKTKKVSKKKMAHKKMMGRE; encoded by the coding sequence ATGACGCGTTACTCGCAGGAGCCTGATAATGCCACAAAGTCATGCAAGGCACGTGGCTCCTACCTTCGTGTGCACTTCAAGAACATGCGGGAGACAGCTGCAGTCATTAAGCACATGCATCTGCGCAAAGCAACACTCTTCCTGAATGACGTGATCAAGAAGAAGCAGTGTGTACCCTTCAGGAGGTTCAATGGTGGAGTCGGCCGCAAGGCACAGGCAAAGGCATGGAACCACACCCAGGGACGTTGGCCCAAGAAGAGCGCTGACTTCCTCCTGCAGCTTCTCAAGAACGCTGAGAGCAATGCAGAGTTCAAGGGTCTTGATGTGGACTCGTTGGTGATTGACCACATTCAGGTCAATGCTGCCCCCAAGATGAGACGTAGGACCTACCGTGCTCACGGTCGCATCAATCCGTACATGAGCTCCCCCTACCACGTTGAGGTCATCCTGTCCGAGCATGAGCAGATTGTCCCCAAGCCCGACGAGGTCGAAAAGAAGACCAAGAAAGTCTCCAAGAAGAAGATGGCTCACAAGAAGATGATGGGTCGGGAATAG